TATTATTTCCTGTGCAAAATCCATGCCAGATTTTCCAGTATCGATCAAAATGTAATAGATACTTCAGATGCATGATTGTTAACAGGATATAGCATAATGCGTAAATGTTTTGCGTAAAAGTGTCAGAATTGGTGAGTTTTCCTAAAATAAgactttcctttcattttacaTCACAAccccctttttcatttttacacaataAATGTACCCACAGTCAGATTTAAGGCTTTAGACTAACTAGTCCCTGCTTGTTTTTTAAGGAATCAACCAGAGGCCTTTCCCAGTCACAGCTACTACATTCAAAGGATGGATCAACCTGTGGATTAACGCAGTGACTGAGATTAGTGGAGTTGCAGTTGGTAAAACCAGCAGCACCACTCTGTCACAGCACCCAACCTGCTGAATTTGACGCCTCAATTAAGCAGGGCAGTTATTCAATTTTAAGAGCGACACCGCTGCTGTTAAAAGACACACTTTGTGAACAGAGCGCATTCATTTTATACAGGAAAAACATTATGGACTGTTTACATACAGGAGTGATTCTTTATTCACAAGTAGTTGAGATAAATGCTAAAGTTAAAGCATTGGATGAACCTAAATTGTACAAAATGTTAGGAAATAAAATAGGAAATAATGACTAAAAGCAGCTACAAAGGAGTAAAGCTACATCTACACCTACACAGTAGAGTCTCTGTAAACTGTAGCTTGAAGTCGGCCTCCAATTGTGAAGCTACTTGTCACGCTGCTTAAAGCATCTGTCGACCAGCCAGGACTTAAAGGGCCCAAATAAGATGATTTGGTAACATCAAGGCTTTCCCAGCGGTAATGATTACATTTGGACTTAAGATCCATGCAAGAATTTGTAGCCCAGTAAATCTCCAAGTTCCCTACCCCCACGACTCTTCAAAAGCCTTGTCATTCAAAGGGTTAGGATGTTTGACAATCCCAGCTTGTACTACTCCACCAATTAATTGGATACGTTGTCGGGATGTTCGTTTCTCTCATCTGCTACTTAGAAAGACAAAAGATCTATGGGGGGCTGTTGACACCTCTGTGTCCGGCCGGAGTATAAATGAGGAGGCTCCGCACAGGACCAGCATTCACGTCTCTGCTGCACTTGGAGCAACAACTCGATTTCCGCAAAGACCTTCGgcattttattcttcttctttttttaaaacttctgAGAGAATGCAGTTACCAAACAGACCAGCTGGAGCTTATGGATACTCTGTGCGTAATTACGCATCAGCGTCACCCTATCCACAATACCAGGGAAGCCCGTGCTCATCCTTAACGAAGCCTCCCAGTGGAAAATCTTTCACCATTGATGCTTTGCTCGCCAAGCCGGAGGACACAACCAGCGGCCGGACGAGTCCCACTCAGTGCGGAATGAAATATCAACCAGCAGCACAAGTCCTTCCTCTCACCGGGCACATGAGCTTACCGTTAGCACCAGCACCTTACGTCTACTCACCAAACATGTTGCACTCAGCTGTCCACACGCAACCTGGATACTCTGTCTACTGTTGCCCGCCTTTCAGCTACCAGTCATCTTGCCGTGGAGCATTTTACGCACAAGGTAAATTTAGTTATGGTCTTTATTTGGTGGAACTATCGTTGCAAGATGTGTCCAAATATCAGAAATCATTCCCGTGTTATGTGACAATGtgattaaatgttgtttttttctttgcagctTCAATGTCCAAAGTCAATGCAGGCCTGCATTCGTTCAAAACCAAAGGTGGCAAGTCTAAACGGATGCGCACCAGCTTCACCAGCGAGCAGCTGTCCCGGCTGGAGAAGGAGTTTGCACGGCAGCAGTACATGGTGGGATCAGAGAGGTTCCTCCTTGCATCTGCTCTACAGCTGACAGAAGCTCAggtaaatagaaaaatatatgcTGAAAACTTGAATTTTAAGCTTTTGAAATGTAGCTTCGAAAACCTGAATCCTTGAAATGTGCTGCAATATATCTAATGTGCATCTTATTCTCTTTCTCCAGGTCAAAGTCTGGTTCCAGAACCGACGCATCAAGTGGCGCAAACAGAgtctggagcagcagcaggccaAGCTGGCCAAACTGGGCCTGGCTGCTCCACCTAAAAGCCCCGGATCTCAAGGCAACAGAGATGAATGcgatgaggatgaagagttcTCCGACTCATCAGATGTGGATATCGACGTGTCTGATGACTCCACTGACCATTGTTGATCACAGCACCACTGgacttttaaaaaagacattttgtaCATACTGCTGAGAAAGGAGGCCTAATGTCTCCAACTATGAATATTTAATAGATGTAtagttatatatttaatttcctaCATTTATTGCTCTTTGAAGAGTTCACTTCATGTGTtcagtttttgtacatttgaatgaaaatttcagaaatatattttatgacaTTAATGGCAAACGTGTCctgttctttcctttctcttccacAAATGAGTGTTAGAAAGATTTCAGAAGAAGAAACTTTAAGTAAAGTGTTAGTGGCAGGTGTGTAGGAACAAAAAGCTAATTGGGAAAAGAACTAAAGAATCCTGCATCCTGTCCATCACTTGAACGCACcttacatttaaagttttaaagtgaTAGAAAGTCTGTAAGTGAttctttggggttttttctaAACAGAAGAAATTCTGAATGTAAAATTTCCACAGCTGACccgataaaacatttaaaagaagaaCCGATATCACAGTTTTACATCCACACATCAGAAGCGCACACTTTTAGTCACTGTTAGACAACTATGATCAGAAATTAGgtgaaaattaatttaattctcaaaacaaaaaacaacccacTGAACATCCAAATGAGACTTTTACAATTATGATTATAACCTAACATTAGCTTAATGATAAATATGCACAAAGAGAAAACCTGCCTCTTCTGTATGaaatcatcctcatcatcatcatcatcatcatgcccTTTGACCTCCGTTTATTGCTCCTCTCATCCCACTCTGTGCCCAGTCTGAAGATGATGGAGACACAGCAAAGACATTTCCTCCAGGGTTTGATCAGTTTATGCTTGAAGTCTGGGACAGTCTCTGGTTCCCCTCTGATTAAGCTAAGCAAATAAATAACCAGCTCAGGGATTAGCTGGGATATCTGTAACCCAGGGTGGTAGGGGTCAGTCTGTCTCAGGGCTAGAGAGTTAGGTCTCACTGTTTAATCTGTTTAAATGGTCAATACGCCTGTTCTCACTGCTTCTCAATGGACAGGGCTCCCATATGCCCACCCACCGCCGGCAGGTGTCCTGTCTCTGCTCTATTGAAACTCCACGTCTTTCCTTCCAGGCGGAAAGGGACCCATGCTGTCTGCTGAACCTGCCTGGCAGACATGAGGGATAAAACAGGAGAGAGGACAGCATGTATAAAGGATTGGGATGTAGCAAATGAGTCCATCAGAGCAGCTAATTGGGGTGGTCAACCTGAAAGTCCTGTCCTGCGGTTTACTCCATCAGGTTAAACAAAGAAGGGCTGATGGGAACACAGAGCGGAGGTTTCCATCTCTTTAAATCCTTAAATCTTTTTACATTCAGCTGCTTTACTAGAGTGtataatgtgaaatgtaaaaacaaatgtaaaatggGTCACTGAATGAGTAGCCGAAAATGTCAATCGTAGTCTGCGGCCTTCACAGCCACCACATCTCAACCCAGAACACTCTCCACCATTATCGTCAAAACAGCAAATGAGAGGAATATCTTTGGATGATGAATGATATAAAGTAGGGGAGACTATGGTGAGGATGATTTGAGCTGGAGGCTAGTGGTGATTCCTATTGAGACACTTTGCTGTTTTTACCTTTGATTTGTCCTTCATATGAAGATTTAGAAATATATAGGCTACATATATTACTCTGTCTCATGACAATCAGCCGGAATAATACTGACAATTCATCAATCATGCTACATAAGATTCACTGAGAAGAGTCAAAAAGGTAAACGGACGTTATGTATATTACTGTCAATTCATCTTATTCGGCCACACTTATAGGTGGATTTTAAATGTCAACACAAGCAACAAACACTGTTGAAAGCCACAAGTTGAAATGGCAAACCAAACAAATGATTTTTCAGGTGTGAAGTGAAAACCTAAAGCACAGCAGAAAGGCCTGATCACTCTTTCTATTCATATTTCTAcgcctgtttttttcttaactcATCACATCAAATCCACTCTTCAAAAACTGTCATGTTGACTAAAATCAGATCAGGAACTGAGCAGAGAACTGAGCAGTAAGATGTAAAGCCAGAGGTGATTTTGGTCATATCATATAAGATTTGATAAATGAACCTTCACTTTCACACTCTTTCTTCTTGCTGCTTCTCTGTTAGTGTGGATAGAAATTCACTTTCTTCGCTCACTGCTGCTACAATGAACTCGTAAAAGTGTAAAGAAGAAACTCCAAAGCATTGGTCAGAAGACAGCTGATGACAGAATCAAAGAGAGAAGTTTAATAAACAGTATCAGAGTTGATCTCTTCCCCCCACCGCCTGCTCTCCCCTGGTGCCTCTGCTCACTGCTGCTGAAGGAGCAGAATTTGTGTAAAAACCCCAGAGAGCCGTTTCTGATGTGATCAGCCGGGAATCagag
This is a stretch of genomic DNA from Scomber japonicus isolate fScoJap1 chromosome 16, fScoJap1.pri, whole genome shotgun sequence. It encodes these proteins:
- the noto gene encoding homeobox protein notochord gives rise to the protein MQLPNRPAGAYGYSVRNYASASPYPQYQGSPCSSLTKPPSGKSFTIDALLAKPEDTTSGRTSPTQCGMKYQPAAQVLPLTGHMSLPLAPAPYVYSPNMLHSAVHTQPGYSVYCCPPFSYQSSCRGAFYAQASMSKVNAGLHSFKTKGGKSKRMRTSFTSEQLSRLEKEFARQQYMVGSERFLLASALQLTEAQVKVWFQNRRIKWRKQSLEQQQAKLAKLGLAAPPKSPGSQGNRDECDEDEEFSDSSDVDIDVSDDSTDHC